The following coding sequences lie in one Marinobacter antarcticus genomic window:
- a CDS encoding response regulator, which translates to MDRVEQTNESWRILIVEDDERLAELTREYLESNGLAVSLETHGGSAVERIRNEQPDLVVLDLMLPGEDGLSICRRVRPFYSGPIIMLTARTDDLDQVLGLEMGADDYIGKPVKPRVLLARIRAMLRRVTENAQNSADEASNEEPTRLQFNDLVVDRSMREAWLSDISIDLTSAEFDLLWLLSSNAGRVLSREEIFTALRGIEYDGQDRSIDVRVSRIRPKIGDDPIHPRRIKTVRSKGYLFVKEA; encoded by the coding sequence ATGGACCGCGTGGAACAGACAAACGAAAGTTGGCGAATTCTTATTGTCGAAGATGATGAGCGGCTGGCCGAGCTGACCCGGGAATACCTCGAAAGCAACGGCTTGGCTGTATCACTCGAAACGCATGGAGGCTCTGCCGTTGAGCGCATTCGCAACGAGCAGCCTGATCTTGTTGTACTGGATTTGATGTTGCCCGGTGAGGATGGCCTTTCCATTTGCCGTCGTGTGCGACCGTTTTATTCCGGCCCCATTATTATGCTCACTGCGCGTACTGACGATCTGGATCAGGTGCTTGGCCTTGAAATGGGGGCGGATGATTACATCGGCAAGCCCGTCAAGCCCCGCGTGCTTCTGGCCCGTATCCGCGCCATGCTGCGCCGTGTTACAGAAAATGCTCAAAACAGCGCCGATGAAGCAAGCAACGAAGAACCTACGCGGCTTCAGTTTAACGACTTGGTGGTTGATCGCTCCATGCGTGAAGCATGGTTGAGTGATATAAGCATCGACCTGACCAGCGCCGAATTCGATCTGCTCTGGTTGCTTTCGAGCAATGCTGGACGTGTGTTGAGCCGGGAAGAGATTTTCACCGCCTTGCGGGGCATCGAATACGATGGTCAGGACAGATCCATTGACGTTCGGGTCTCCCGGATTCGACCGAAAATCGGCGACGACCCCATCCACCCCCGCAGGATCAAGACGGTTCGAAGTAAAGGCTATCTGTTTGTGAAAGAAGCCTGA
- the argF gene encoding ornithine carbamoyltransferase yields the protein MAARHFLTLNDMTTTELENLVDHGTKLRSEWRQGKVRDSLKNRVLAMIFEKSSTRTRVSFEAGMTQLGGSAMFLSPRDTQLGRGEPIEDSAIVISSMVDAVMIRTFAHETVEKFAKTSRAPVINALTDDFHPCQLLADMQTYREHRGSIRGATVAWIGDGNNMCHSYINAATQFDFHLNIATPEGYEPNPELVKAHSSRITLMQEPAEAARNANLLVTDVWASMGQEDEQKAREKAFSNYQINPALMGIAAKDALLMHCLPAHRGEEISADMIDHPGSVIWDEAENRLHAQKALLEFLILNRLD from the coding sequence ATGGCAGCAAGGCATTTTCTGACACTAAATGATATGACCACCACCGAGCTGGAAAACCTGGTGGATCATGGAACCAAGCTCCGGAGCGAATGGCGTCAGGGCAAGGTCAGGGACTCACTGAAAAATCGCGTGCTGGCGATGATTTTTGAAAAGTCCTCAACCCGCACCCGAGTCTCTTTCGAGGCCGGCATGACCCAGCTGGGCGGCTCTGCCATGTTTCTTTCGCCGCGGGATACGCAGCTTGGCCGCGGCGAGCCTATAGAAGACTCCGCTATTGTTATCTCCAGCATGGTGGATGCTGTAATGATCCGTACCTTTGCTCATGAAACGGTTGAAAAGTTTGCAAAAACTTCGCGGGCACCGGTTATCAACGCCCTGACGGATGATTTCCACCCCTGCCAGTTGCTGGCAGACATGCAGACATACCGCGAACATCGCGGAAGCATACGGGGTGCGACGGTGGCCTGGATTGGTGATGGCAACAACATGTGCCATTCGTATATCAATGCTGCCACACAGTTCGATTTTCACCTGAACATAGCAACGCCTGAGGGTTACGAACCAAACCCGGAACTGGTAAAGGCCCACAGCTCCCGCATAACGCTCATGCAGGAGCCGGCTGAAGCTGCCCGCAATGCAAACCTGCTGGTAACCGATGTATGGGCTTCCATGGGCCAGGAAGACGAGCAGAAAGCCCGTGAGAAAGCCTTCAGCAACTACCAGATCAATCCGGCGTTGATGGGTATCGCAGCAAAAGACGCACTGCTCATGCACTGCCTGCCCGCTCATCGTGGCGAGGAGATTTCTGCAGACATGATAGACCACCCAGGCTCCGTAATCTGGGACGAGGCCGAAAACCGGCTCCATGCCCAGAAAGCTCTGCTGGAATTCCTGATCCTGAATCGCCTGGACTAA
- a CDS encoding DUF1631 domain-containing protein: MNKQSGIHYLRGHREAGSSKSVPVEVTRIRDTVVAGLGDLLQGAFDAVDDSLFELANNARSNNEQNRYFEAMREIRIKRKGVERHFQNTVAQFFANPPHTGQLQEDTLGRQANADNLALVGNDDLEEQVALNAMITKAKAHFQGPLLQLQTRFSQVYDGASDESPVNPIAPEHLCSAFTEAIQALEIQIRERLILLKQFDRYVVSNLGMLLDEANRILIQAGVIPNFRYHGKSGQRHSAAEGEAAAENQKGPVGSESRQDVSAGSNAVFEQIHQLLARQRANAGIPSRQYDPNTRVIGGNELAGLLASLPVSTNAGAEHNLSEGAPLTIDLRDVVQQILSQANASDGKKPALKEMDEDLINLVSMLFEFILDDYNLSAPVQVLISRLQIPILKVVIKDKSFFSKTTHPARKLLNALARAGIGWSNSDEKARDKLYEKIHGIVQRILCEFDGDVALFEVLNDEFEEFLARENRKASLVEQRTRESERGRIKSQKAQELVDRVIKERVARYRLPEPTYNILINGWSRVMFLAYLRDDVEHRWQESVKVVDDLIWCLHPHQEDAERDQWVRVVPGLLKSLRAGLEEVSYNSTKLDDTMSQLKHELAEAFRASSSMAPAEELPAQEYEQDDSGNKAELQPEDSAIAEFMVQIDGIEIGNWVEFRLINGASFRCKLSAIIDEADCFVFVNRMGLKVIEKTRVELAHEMRRGRMTLLEQGAFIDRALDAVVGSLRSKTA, from the coding sequence ATGAACAAGCAGTCCGGCATACATTACCTCCGTGGGCATAGAGAAGCTGGAAGCAGCAAGTCGGTTCCTGTGGAGGTCACCCGCATTCGAGACACCGTTGTCGCCGGGCTCGGAGATTTGCTGCAGGGCGCCTTTGATGCCGTTGATGATTCACTGTTCGAGCTGGCCAACAATGCCCGCAGTAATAATGAGCAGAATCGCTATTTTGAAGCCATGCGGGAAATTCGCATCAAGCGAAAAGGCGTAGAGCGTCATTTCCAGAATACAGTTGCCCAATTTTTTGCCAATCCACCCCACACCGGTCAACTTCAGGAAGACACTCTGGGGCGGCAGGCAAACGCAGACAACCTCGCGCTCGTTGGCAATGATGATCTGGAAGAGCAGGTTGCACTGAACGCCATGATCACCAAGGCTAAGGCACATTTCCAGGGCCCTCTTTTGCAGCTCCAGACCCGCTTCAGCCAGGTCTATGACGGCGCGTCAGACGAATCACCTGTGAACCCCATTGCGCCCGAGCATCTTTGTAGCGCCTTTACTGAAGCCATTCAGGCGCTGGAAATACAGATCCGCGAACGGTTAATCCTGCTCAAGCAGTTTGATCGCTATGTTGTCTCCAATCTGGGCATGCTGTTGGATGAGGCAAACAGAATCCTCATTCAGGCGGGCGTTATCCCCAATTTCCGCTATCACGGTAAGAGTGGCCAGCGACATAGCGCAGCTGAGGGCGAAGCAGCTGCCGAGAACCAGAAAGGCCCGGTGGGATCAGAAAGCCGGCAAGATGTCAGTGCTGGCAGCAACGCCGTATTTGAGCAGATCCATCAGCTACTGGCACGTCAGCGGGCCAATGCCGGCATACCGTCAAGACAATACGACCCTAACACTCGGGTTATCGGGGGTAATGAACTGGCAGGCTTGCTGGCCTCATTGCCTGTCAGCACTAACGCCGGCGCTGAACACAACCTGAGCGAAGGCGCACCGCTTACCATTGATCTTCGTGACGTGGTTCAACAGATTCTGTCCCAGGCCAACGCCAGCGATGGCAAAAAGCCTGCACTCAAGGAGATGGACGAGGATCTGATCAACCTTGTATCCATGCTCTTTGAATTCATTCTTGATGACTACAACCTGTCCGCCCCGGTCCAGGTTCTGATAAGCCGGCTACAGATACCAATCCTGAAAGTTGTCATAAAAGACAAGAGTTTTTTCAGCAAGACCACGCACCCTGCGAGGAAGCTGCTCAACGCTCTTGCCCGTGCAGGCATTGGCTGGAGCAACAGTGACGAAAAAGCCAGAGACAAGCTGTACGAAAAGATTCACGGTATTGTGCAGAGGATCCTCTGCGAGTTCGACGGTGACGTTGCACTGTTTGAAGTACTGAACGATGAGTTTGAAGAGTTTCTTGCCCGGGAAAATCGCAAAGCATCCCTGGTAGAGCAACGCACCCGTGAATCTGAGCGTGGACGCATTAAATCCCAGAAAGCCCAGGAGTTGGTGGATCGGGTAATAAAGGAACGCGTAGCTCGCTACCGGCTTCCGGAGCCTACCTATAACATTCTGATCAATGGCTGGAGCCGGGTCATGTTTCTGGCCTACCTTCGGGACGATGTGGAGCATCGCTGGCAGGAGAGCGTGAAAGTTGTTGATGATTTGATCTGGTGCCTGCATCCCCATCAGGAAGATGCAGAAAGGGACCAGTGGGTGCGCGTTGTTCCCGGCCTGCTCAAATCGCTGCGAGCAGGGCTGGAAGAGGTTTCATATAACTCCACAAAACTTGATGACACTATGAGCCAGCTCAAGCACGAACTGGCGGAAGCTTTCCGCGCCAGTTCCAGCATGGCACCTGCTGAAGAGCTTCCGGCTCAGGAATATGAGCAGGATGACTCCGGAAATAAAGCGGAGCTTCAGCCTGAGGATTCAGCTATCGCTGAGTTCATGGTTCAGATCGACGGCATTGAGATAGGCAACTGGGTTGAGTTCCGCCTGATTAATGGTGCAAGCTTTCGGTGCAAGCTTTCAGCGATCATTGACGAAGCAGACTGTTTCGTCTTTGTGAACCGCATGGGCCTGAAGGTCATCGAAAAGACACGCGTGGAGCTGGCACATGAGATGCGACGCGGGAGAATGACGCTGCTTGAGCAAGGTGCATTCATTGACCGGGCACTGGATGCCGTCGTCGGTTCACTGCGCAGCAAAACTGCCTGA
- a CDS encoding energy transducer TonB family protein produces the protein MELYLLGSGALTRARVIRSTGIEQIDSAAYRAALSASPYPEPTPDQSGKSRFEVKLVFAPSRL, from the coding sequence GTGGAGCTTTACTTACTAGGGAGTGGCGCGCTTACCAGAGCGAGAGTGATCAGGTCGACAGGGATTGAGCAGATCGATAGTGCGGCCTACCGGGCCGCACTATCTGCCAGCCCCTACCCGGAACCGACGCCCGATCAGAGCGGAAAGAGCCGCTTCGAAGTTAAACTGGTGTTTGCTCCGTCGCGGCTCTGA
- a CDS encoding Yip1 family protein, whose amino-acid sequence MSLTHTFGLLTHPDQQWEAIRRESESVTRLYTGHVLLLALIPALAGFFGTTQVGWQIGDGQVTRLSISSALSLSVLFYAAMLAGIFILGKFIDFFAATYDAVDETPRGITMAAYTATPIFLIGVIAVYPNIWVNMLAGLVAIAYAVYLLYEGLPILMRIPEDRGFMFATAVLTVGLIMFVALLAISVVIWSMGIGPEYVT is encoded by the coding sequence ATGAGCCTGACACATACCTTTGGCCTGCTGACCCATCCTGACCAACAATGGGAAGCCATCCGAAGAGAATCTGAGTCTGTTACCCGCCTTTACACAGGACACGTTTTGCTTCTCGCCCTGATACCTGCTCTGGCAGGTTTCTTCGGAACCACCCAAGTGGGCTGGCAAATCGGTGACGGCCAAGTCACACGCCTGTCTATCAGCAGCGCGCTGAGCCTGTCCGTGCTGTTTTATGCCGCCATGCTGGCCGGCATATTCATTCTCGGCAAGTTCATTGATTTCTTTGCGGCAACCTATGATGCGGTGGATGAAACGCCACGGGGCATTACAATGGCCGCCTACACAGCCACACCTATCTTTCTGATCGGGGTTATCGCAGTTTATCCTAATATCTGGGTGAATATGCTGGCAGGGCTCGTCGCCATTGCTTACGCGGTGTATCTGCTCTACGAAGGTCTGCCCATTCTGATGAGAATTCCTGAAGATCGCGGGTTCATGTTTGCCACAGCGGTACTGACTGTAGGGCTGATCATGTTTGTCGCCCTCCTTGCAATCAGTGTAGTGATCTGGAGTATGGGTATCGGCCCGGAGTATGTAACCTGA
- the glpK gene encoding glycerol kinase GlpK has product MTRYLLAIDQGTTSSRAIVFDQSGTSVAADQREFSQHFPSDGRVEHDAMEIWESILAVCRGALEKASVDASELAGIGITNQRETTVIWERATGKPIHHAIVWQDRRTASLCTKLKTDGHEDAVVERTGLLIDPYFSATKIAWILDNVEGARDRAEAGELAFGTIDSWLLWNLTGGRSHYTDASNASRTALFNIHEQRWDDELLSLFRVPRSLLPDVLDSAANYGETESHWLGAPVMVAGIAGDQQAALIGQACFKPGMAKSTYGTGCFLMVNTGAKALRSENRLLTTVAYRLDGKPCYAVEGSIFVAGAAMQWLRDGLKLIRHANESSTYAENVGVDNHVYLVPAFTGLGAPHWDPHARGAIMGLTRDTGIGEIVTAGLQSVCYQTKDLVRAIQNDGADLASLRVDGGMVVNDWLMQFLADILNVTVDRPRITETTALGAAYLAGLQTGVYDSLEQISELWECERQFHAEMRPALRESLYAGWLDAIERVCNN; this is encoded by the coding sequence ATGACCCGTTACCTGCTTGCCATTGATCAGGGCACTACCAGCTCCCGAGCCATTGTTTTTGATCAGAGTGGTACCAGTGTTGCCGCAGATCAGCGGGAGTTCTCCCAGCACTTTCCCAGTGATGGCCGGGTAGAGCACGATGCCATGGAAATCTGGGAGAGTATCTTGGCTGTATGCCGAGGCGCGCTTGAGAAGGCTTCAGTTGATGCCTCGGAGCTGGCCGGAATCGGCATTACCAACCAGCGCGAAACCACGGTTATCTGGGAGCGAGCTACGGGTAAGCCCATCCATCACGCGATCGTCTGGCAGGACCGGCGCACAGCCTCACTGTGTACCAAGCTTAAAACCGACGGCCATGAGGATGCGGTGGTCGAGCGCACAGGCCTGCTGATTGACCCTTACTTCTCTGCCACCAAGATCGCCTGGATACTGGATAACGTGGAAGGTGCCCGCGACCGGGCCGAGGCCGGGGAGCTGGCGTTCGGCACGATAGACAGCTGGCTCCTTTGGAACCTGACCGGTGGGCGCTCGCATTATACTGACGCCAGCAACGCGTCCAGAACCGCGTTGTTCAATATTCACGAACAGCGCTGGGACGATGAGCTGCTATCGCTGTTTCGTGTCCCGCGCTCGTTGTTGCCTGATGTTCTCGACAGTGCAGCGAACTATGGTGAAACCGAATCCCATTGGCTTGGCGCACCGGTTATGGTGGCTGGTATCGCCGGCGATCAGCAAGCGGCTCTGATTGGTCAGGCCTGCTTCAAACCGGGCATGGCCAAGAGCACCTACGGCACGGGTTGTTTTCTGATGGTCAATACTGGTGCTAAAGCCCTGCGCTCTGAGAACCGCCTGCTGACAACTGTCGCTTACCGCCTTGATGGCAAACCCTGTTATGCGGTGGAGGGCAGTATTTTTGTGGCGGGTGCCGCAATGCAGTGGCTGCGTGATGGTCTGAAACTGATTCGTCATGCAAATGAGTCATCCACCTATGCAGAAAATGTTGGTGTGGATAATCATGTGTATCTGGTGCCTGCGTTTACCGGGCTGGGTGCTCCTCATTGGGATCCCCATGCCCGTGGGGCGATTATGGGGCTGACCCGGGATACCGGAATCGGCGAGATTGTGACCGCTGGACTGCAGTCGGTGTGCTATCAGACAAAGGATCTGGTGCGGGCCATCCAGAATGACGGTGCAGATCTGGCGTCACTTCGCGTGGATGGTGGTATGGTGGTCAACGACTGGCTGATGCAGTTTCTGGCAGATATCCTGAACGTTACGGTTGATCGCCCCCGGATTACCGAAACGACTGCTTTGGGTGCAGCCTATCTTGCCGGCCTGCAAACGGGTGTCTATGACAGCTTGGAGCAGATCTCAGAGCTCTGGGAATGCGAACGGCAGTTTCATGCCGAAATGCGCCCGGCGCTGCGTGAATCGCTGTATGCGGGCTGGCTGGACGCTATCGAAAGGGTCTGCAACAACTGA
- a CDS encoding ABC transporter ATP-binding protein yields the protein MNTPETTAHNWLLEVNNLTCGYGGDAVVKDVSFALSHGDIGCLLGPSGCGKSTILRALAGFLPLTGGEICLQSRQISLPGRTLPPEKRRIGMVFQDYALFPHLSIADNVGFGLRRLDKTEKRQKVMELLHVVHLQDLAENYPHELSGGQQQRVALARALAPEPTLILLDEPFSNLDADLRRRLSLDVREILKTLGISAILVTHDQQEAFAMCDQVAVLQNGKIQQWDVPYNLYHEPVNRFVASFVGQGGFIPGKAMGPDIIESELGIIHGNRAYKWPAGTLVDVLIRPDDIVYDAASDLRPKVVEKTFAGTSTLYRFRCSEDTEFEALFRSHLDFHLGETVPVRVEADHLIAFERNN from the coding sequence ATGAACACGCCCGAAACGACCGCTCACAACTGGCTGCTTGAAGTAAATAACCTGACCTGTGGTTATGGCGGAGACGCCGTTGTAAAAGATGTCAGCTTCGCACTCAGCCACGGGGATATCGGCTGCCTGCTCGGGCCCAGCGGTTGCGGGAAAAGCACCATTCTAAGGGCTCTGGCGGGGTTTCTTCCGTTGACCGGAGGTGAAATATGCCTGCAGTCCCGGCAGATCAGCCTCCCTGGCCGCACATTGCCGCCGGAAAAGCGCCGTATCGGTATGGTTTTTCAGGACTACGCCCTGTTCCCGCATCTGAGCATTGCCGATAACGTAGGCTTCGGATTGCGCCGGCTGGACAAGACCGAGAAGCGTCAGAAAGTCATGGAACTGCTTCACGTTGTTCACCTGCAGGACCTGGCGGAGAACTATCCGCACGAACTTTCGGGCGGCCAGCAACAGCGGGTTGCACTGGCACGGGCCCTGGCTCCGGAACCAACACTGATACTGCTCGACGAGCCCTTCTCCAATCTGGATGCCGACCTGCGCCGAAGACTCAGCCTCGATGTTCGTGAGATCCTGAAAACACTCGGCATCAGCGCCATTCTGGTGACTCACGATCAGCAGGAAGCTTTTGCCATGTGCGATCAGGTGGCGGTGCTCCAGAACGGTAAAATCCAGCAGTGGGATGTCCCTTACAACCTCTACCATGAACCTGTGAACCGTTTTGTAGCGAGCTTTGTCGGACAAGGCGGATTTATTCCGGGCAAAGCCATGGGGCCAGACATCATAGAGTCCGAGCTGGGTATAATTCACGGCAACAGAGCCTACAAATGGCCCGCCGGCACCTTGGTAGACGTGCTTATCCGCCCTGATGATATTGTCTACGATGCGGCGTCAGACCTGCGCCCGAAAGTGGTGGAAAAAACGTTCGCAGGCACCTCCACGCTTTACCGCTTCCGCTGCTCTGAAGATACAGAATTTGAGGCCCTGTTCCGCAGCCATCTGGATTTCCATCTGGGTGAGACGGTTCCGGTGCGAGTAGAAGCTGACCACCTCATTGCTTTCGAACGCAACAACTGA
- a CDS encoding FKBP-type peptidyl-prolyl cis-trans isomerase: MQASQKKPDVFTVHYVLKNKVGELVDTSEGSEPLHFLYGSPDIIKGIQEAVKDRNAGDCLEVTVPPAMAYGEHREDLVRKIPKSMFEGVENLQVGMKFQTNTGDNAQIVQVMGIDGNLIRVDANHPLAGFTLYFDLEVIERREATDEEIAQGRPLL; the protein is encoded by the coding sequence ATGCAAGCTTCCCAAAAAAAACCTGACGTTTTTACTGTTCATTATGTGCTGAAGAACAAGGTCGGCGAGTTGGTTGATACTTCAGAGGGCAGTGAGCCTCTGCACTTTTTGTACGGTAGTCCGGATATTATCAAAGGTATCCAGGAGGCAGTGAAAGACCGTAATGCCGGAGACTGTCTGGAGGTAACCGTTCCACCCGCCATGGCCTATGGAGAACACAGGGAAGACCTGGTTCGGAAGATTCCCAAGTCGATGTTTGAAGGTGTGGAAAATCTGCAGGTTGGTATGAAGTTCCAGACCAATACCGGAGATAACGCCCAGATTGTTCAGGTCATGGGAATCGACGGCAACCTTATCCGGGTTGATGCTAACCATCCTTTGGCCGGTTTCACCCTGTATTTTGATCTGGAAGTCATTGAGCGCCGTGAAGCGACAGATGAAGAAATCGCTCAAGGCCGGCCTCTGTTGTGA
- a CDS encoding ATP-binding protein — MPLKFFLKLYARLAGLTALVILLCVVLFVGVNSVRSQFWHERFSEPLMRWLASSPAPELQYHWLASQYDFSVAGAGELGLSQVIRERLGYGQVVSVESSLGYRFLVTGFHGEALQFRAPEPYRDIAVASAQILRVHLDAAGPEEREEVVERLAGGLNVTILRIQGSGALPDDQVLERVYSRGSAFYHDNGKGRVLVKLADGELIQVTLPAPFNPWAWPVILLLLVVSGSVLALSLILVLRGLDSNFRKVESVAVRIARGEMSARVEAGEGTIVSRLAAAFNGMAEHIQRLVNVQREMIHAVSHELRTPVARIRFGVQMIEDCQGQEALQKQLDGIDGDIQELDELIDEILTYARLEQGGPVFSLEEASITDIVHQVLAEQQLVRPALSIEGEIDEATERLAVADVEPRYIHRAIQNLVGNAGRYAADRVLVRCHIDEDHCRIDVEDDGPGIPEEEWEKVFTAFARLDDSRTRTSGGYGLGLSIVRRILYWHNGQAFVSRSDSLGGARFSLVWPRKKPLEPGL, encoded by the coding sequence ATGCCCCTGAAGTTTTTTCTCAAGCTCTATGCCCGCCTCGCCGGCCTTACTGCACTGGTGATATTGCTTTGTGTTGTCCTTTTCGTGGGTGTCAATTCCGTACGCTCACAGTTCTGGCATGAACGATTCTCTGAACCGTTGATGCGTTGGCTGGCCTCATCGCCCGCACCGGAGCTCCAGTACCACTGGCTGGCTTCCCAGTATGACTTCAGCGTTGCAGGCGCCGGAGAGCTAGGGCTCTCTCAGGTTATCCGTGAGCGTCTGGGCTATGGCCAGGTGGTGTCGGTTGAGAGCAGCTTGGGATACCGGTTTCTGGTAACCGGGTTTCACGGTGAGGCTTTGCAATTCAGGGCACCTGAACCCTATCGAGATATAGCCGTTGCTTCCGCACAGATTCTGCGGGTGCACCTGGACGCTGCAGGACCGGAGGAGCGGGAGGAAGTCGTTGAGCGGCTGGCGGGAGGCTTGAATGTGACGATTTTGAGGATTCAGGGCTCCGGGGCTCTGCCGGATGACCAGGTTCTGGAGCGGGTTTACAGTCGCGGTTCCGCCTTTTATCACGACAACGGGAAGGGGCGGGTACTGGTGAAGTTGGCAGACGGCGAGCTGATTCAGGTTACCTTGCCTGCGCCCTTCAACCCATGGGCATGGCCGGTCATTCTGCTGTTGCTGGTGGTGTCAGGAAGTGTGCTGGCGCTGTCGTTGATTCTTGTGCTCCGAGGTCTGGACAGCAATTTTCGCAAAGTGGAGTCAGTCGCGGTGCGAATTGCCCGGGGAGAAATGAGTGCTCGAGTAGAGGCAGGCGAGGGCACTATTGTCTCGCGATTAGCGGCGGCGTTTAACGGCATGGCGGAGCACATTCAGCGTCTTGTGAACGTTCAGCGGGAAATGATTCATGCGGTTTCCCACGAATTGAGAACTCCGGTTGCCCGTATTCGCTTCGGCGTACAGATGATTGAGGACTGTCAGGGCCAGGAAGCTCTGCAGAAACAGTTGGATGGTATCGATGGCGATATTCAGGAGCTGGATGAACTGATTGATGAGATCCTGACCTATGCCCGCCTCGAACAGGGTGGGCCGGTCTTTTCGCTTGAGGAAGCGTCCATAACCGACATTGTGCACCAGGTTTTGGCGGAGCAACAGCTTGTCCGGCCGGCTCTGAGTATCGAGGGTGAAATTGATGAGGCGACAGAGCGCCTGGCTGTGGCCGACGTTGAACCGCGTTATATTCACCGTGCCATCCAGAACCTTGTGGGTAATGCCGGTCGCTATGCGGCTGACAGAGTACTTGTCCGTTGCCATATCGATGAAGATCATTGCCGGATTGATGTGGAGGACGACGGCCCGGGGATTCCGGAAGAAGAGTGGGAGAAGGTGTTTACGGCATTTGCCCGGCTTGATGACAGCCGCACTCGCACCTCCGGTGGGTACGGGCTTGGACTCTCTATCGTGCGCCGCATTCTCTACTGGCATAACGGTCAGGCATTCGTGAGCCGGAGTGATAGCCTTGGTGGAGCGCGTTTCAGCCTGGTCTGGCCGCGCAAAAAGCCGCTGGAGCCGGGTTTGTGA
- the grxD gene encoding Grx4 family monothiol glutaredoxin produces the protein MDINETIKTQLADNPIILYMKGSPQAPQCGFSAKTSQALMACGERFAFVNILDNQELREGLKVYSSWPTYPQLYVSGELVGGCDIIMEMSENGELAKLVKEAAKQAEA, from the coding sequence ATGGACATTAACGAAACCATTAAAACCCAACTCGCAGATAATCCAATTATTCTGTACATGAAGGGATCGCCCCAGGCTCCACAGTGTGGCTTTTCTGCTAAGACCTCACAGGCCCTGATGGCATGCGGTGAGCGTTTCGCATTCGTGAACATTCTTGATAATCAGGAGTTGCGTGAAGGCCTGAAAGTTTATTCGAGCTGGCCGACTTATCCTCAGCTTTACGTTAGCGGAGAGCTTGTCGGTGGCTGTGACATCATCATGGAAATGTCCGAGAACGGTGAATTGGCCAAGCTGGTAAAGGAAGCCGCCAAGCAAGCCGAGGCCTGA